TGCGACGACCCGACGTGCGGCTGCCCGAGCCGGCTGAACAGCACGCGCAGCATCGCGTGGACGTCGGTGGCGGTGCCCACCGTGGAGCGGGCGTTGGCGGCCATGCGCTCCTGATCGACGCGGATGGTGGCGCTGAGGTTCTCGAGTGCATCGACGTCGGGACGGGAGAGCTCGCCCATGAACTGCTGCACGAAGGTGGGATAGGTCTCATTGATGAGCCGCTGCGACTCGGCGGCGATCGTGCCGAAGACGAGCGACGACTTCCCGGAACCGCTGACGCCGGTGAACACCGTCAGCCGGCGTTTGGGCACGTCGAGATCGACGTTCTTGAGGTTGTTCTCGCGCGCACCGCGGACGCGGATGACGTCGTGGGCGTCGGGATCGGTCACGGGTGCCTCCTCGGGATCGTCCCCAGTGTGGCGGAGACCTCCGACATCCGCGAGACGCCACGGAATCCGTGCGCACGACGGCGGAGATCTCCGCCCTGGACCCCCGACACCGGCGTGTACGCCACACTTCCCGCCGCTGCGCACGCCGTGGCATCCGCCCGAACGACACACACCGCGGCATCCGCCCGAACGGCAGATGGCGCACACCAGACACCGCCCGCAGACGGCACCCGGAAACGACGGTGCCCCCGCAGACGAATCTGCGGGGGCACCGGAAGAGCGTGTCAGCCCTGGGCGCGACGGTTCGTGCGAGGAGTGCGCGCGCCGACGACCATGCCGGTCGTGGGGGTACCGGATGCCGAGCGGCCCACGCCCTGCGTCCGACCGGCGCCCGCACCGGCACGCTGTCCGCCACCGGCACCCTGACCGCGACCGGCGCCGGAGCGCTGGCCCTGGCCGCGACCGCCCTGGGGAGCGTGACCCGCGGCCGCCGCCTCGGCCGGCTGGCCGGATCCGCCGCGACCGCGACGACGGCGCCCGCCGCCGGCCGGCGCGGCATCCTGACCCTGCGCGCGCTCGGCGCGCTTGCGCTGCGCGTTCGCGCCCTGCGAGCGTCCGCCGCCCTGGGGCTGCGCGACGACCGGCTCGGGCTTGACGTACGGTGCGACCTCGCCGACCAGTGCGACGACCTCGGGCGACGTGGGGGTCACCGGGGTGGGCGTGGCCGAGATCTTGGCCTTGCGCAGGATGTCGAGGGTGTCGCGACGCTGCTCGGGCAGCATGATCGTCACGACGTCGCCGGCCGTGCCGGCGCGGGCGGTGCGACCCGAACGGTGCAGGTACGCCTTGTGCTCGACGGGCGGGTCGACGTGGACGACGAGCTCGACGCCGTCGACGTGCACGCCGCGGGCGGCCACGTCGGTGGCGACGAGCACCTTCGCGCGGCCGTCGCCGAACGCGGCGAGGTTGCGGTCGCGCTGCGGCTGCGACAGGTTGCCGTGCAGGTCGACCGAGGGGATGCCGGCGGCCGTGAGCTGCTTGGCGAGCTTCTTCGCCTGGTGCTTGGTGCGCATGAACAGGATGCGACGAGCCGTACCCGACGCGAGCGTCTGCACGAGGTCCTTCTTGGCATCCGCATCGGCGGGCGCGAAGACGTGGTGGGTCATCGCGGCGACGTGGGAGTGCGCCTCGTCGACCGAGTGCAGCACCTCGTTACGGAGGAAGCGCTTGACCAGCTTGTCCACACCGTTGTCGAGCGTCGCCGAGAACAGCAGGCGCTGGCCGTCGGCGGGCGTGCGCGACAGCAGACGCGTGACGCCGGGGAGGAAGCCGAGGTCGGCCATGTGGTCGGCCTCGTCCAGAACGGTGATCTCGACGTCGCCCAGGTTCGCGAAGCCCTGGCCGATGAGGTCTTCGAGGCGACCGGGGCACGCGACGAGGATGTCGACGCCGGCGTTCAGGGCGTCGACCTGGCGCTTCTGGTTCACGCCGCCGTAGACGGTGGTGGTGACGAGACCGAAGGGGGCGGCGAGGGGCTTGATGACCTCGTCGATCTGGTTCGCCAGCTCGCGGGTCGGGGCGAGCACGAGGGCGCGCGGCTTCCGGCCGCGGCGGCGGTCGGTCTTCGACGCGAGGCGGGCGACGAGGGGCAGCGAGAAGGCGAGGGTCTTGCCCGAGCCGGTCTTGCCGCGGCCGAGCACGTCGCGACCGGCGAGCGTGTCGGGCAGGGTGTCGGCCTGGATCGGGAAGGGCTCGTTCTTGCCCTGCGCGGCGAGAACGTCGACGAGGGGGGCGGGCACGCCGAGGTCGGCGAAAGTCTGAGACGTCATGGATACTCCTGCCGCGGCGCACGCGCGCACGGCGGTTCGGGATGCCGCGATGCTGCGGCTGCAATGGGCGAAGGCGCCGGGTGGCGCATCCGTTCGCCGTGAAGGTCAAAGGCCCGAGAAGAAGGGGCCGGTGCGTTCGACGACGCTGGGAGCGAGAGCTCCGCGAATCAGTCTACCGGGTGAGACGCCGATCTCCCTCGCGCGGGGGATCCGTCGCCGCGCGGCCCGGCGTAGCGTCGGAATCATGGACACCTCATCGATGATCATGGGCGCCTCCATCGCGTCGGTCGCCTGGATCGCATTCCATCCCTGGGCGAAGCTTCGCCGCCTTCGCGAGATCGAGTCGCA
The DNA window shown above is from Microbacterium proteolyticum and carries:
- a CDS encoding DEAD/DEAH box helicase, with translation MTSQTFADLGVPAPLVDVLAAQGKNEPFPIQADTLPDTLAGRDVLGRGKTGSGKTLAFSLPLVARLASKTDRRRGRKPRALVLAPTRELANQIDEVIKPLAAPFGLVTTTVYGGVNQKRQVDALNAGVDILVACPGRLEDLIGQGFANLGDVEITVLDEADHMADLGFLPGVTRLLSRTPADGQRLLFSATLDNGVDKLVKRFLRNEVLHSVDEAHSHVAAMTHHVFAPADADAKKDLVQTLASGTARRILFMRTKHQAKKLAKQLTAAGIPSVDLHGNLSQPQRDRNLAAFGDGRAKVLVATDVAARGVHVDGVELVVHVDPPVEHKAYLHRSGRTARAGTAGDVVTIMLPEQRRDTLDILRKAKISATPTPVTPTSPEVVALVGEVAPYVKPEPVVAQPQGGGRSQGANAQRKRAERAQGQDAAPAGGGRRRRGRGGSGQPAEAAAAGHAPQGGRGQGQRSGAGRGQGAGGGQRAGAGAGRTQGVGRSASGTPTTGMVVGARTPRTNRRAQG